One Campylobacter concisus DNA segment encodes these proteins:
- the cybH gene encoding Ni/Fe-hydrogenase, b-type cytochrome subunit translates to MSHKNADRISEYEFSIGVRLTHWIRFAAITLLVVSGYYISYVFVSPEITSEPTNFMQAKWRMAHQIAGFVLIAAFIFKFYLFVFDKHSKKEWMSVVDFLNPKIWIAQIKYYLFMGPHPHLRGVYNPLQFASYFFFYLVLTLICLSGLVLYVHVYHEGLGGALYEPARFFEELMGGLANVRTIHRICMWVIMIFVPIHVYMAVFNAVKGKNGAMDAIVSGYKFVKEH, encoded by the coding sequence ATGTCACATAAAAATGCTGACAGGATCAGCGAATACGAATTCTCCATCGGCGTTAGGCTGACACACTGGATTAGATTTGCAGCGATCACACTTTTAGTTGTGAGTGGCTACTATATCTCATACGTTTTTGTGAGTCCAGAGATCACGAGCGAGCCTACAAATTTTATGCAAGCAAAGTGGCGTATGGCTCACCAGATCGCTGGTTTTGTGCTAATAGCGGCGTTTATCTTTAAATTTTATCTATTTGTCTTTGATAAACATAGCAAAAAAGAGTGGATGAGTGTGGTTGATTTTCTAAATCCAAAAATTTGGATCGCACAGATCAAATACTATCTTTTTATGGGGCCACATCCGCATTTAAGGGGCGTTTATAATCCTTTGCAGTTTGCCTCATACTTTTTCTTTTATCTTGTTTTGACTCTTATTTGCCTAAGCGGTCTTGTGCTTTATGTTCATGTTTATCATGAGGGACTTGGCGGAGCGCTTTATGAGCCAGCTAGGTTTTTTGAAGAGCTTATGGGCGGACTAGCAAATGTCAGAACGATACATAGAATTTGTATGTGGGTCATTATGATTTTTGTACCTATTCATGTTTATATGGCAGTATTTAACGCTGTTAAAGGCAAAAATGGAGCGATGGACGCTATCGTTAGTGGCTATAAATTTGTAAAAGAACACTGA
- the hypF gene encoding carbamoyltransferase HypF, producing MRSSFRYEIKGLVQGVGFRPFVYTLADKLKLVGEIYNDDEGVKLNFSGDEASFLAFEKELYEKLPALARIDELSKFKIDQIYEKLEIIASKSATKQAPILPDYALCDDCLREFYDPANPRYKYPFINCTNCGPRFSIIKALPYDRVNTTMNEFQMCEFCGGEYKDPLNRRYHAEPISCPNCGPKLYLKDKFGKVLASGNEAAKEAAKLINEGKILAIKGLGGFHLVCDATNEAAVCELRARKHRPSKPFALMSKNLENARKIAKISEAEAELLSSNLKPIVLLEAKSGSNIAKSVAPNLNKLGVMLAFSGIHLLLFEYLKHDIIATSANISGEVVIKDESELREKLGDVIDFYLDHDREIYSPSDDSIAFCVDDETIFTRTSRGLNPNFIHTNFKQKGTFLALGAELKSSFCIYKDGLLMVSPYIGDLKNVATFDRFKDIFRLFETTYDLKIDKVIADLHPNFLNTKWAKDQGFELVYLQHHYAHLLSVIFENDLADKKYIGFCFDGTGYGEDGKIWGGEVFRLDKKNYERVYHFDEFSLFGGENSIKNIYLIAYSIILKYSLEDEAGKFLVNFDEKILHNFKKMEQKGLNLVRTSSLGRIFDAFGAIICGFFHSSFEGESGMRLEALYDKNLDVCYKFSLNDGVIGFKEAFKNALKDEPRVAATAFINGIADIIFEISKNEKKEILLSGGVFQNKTLLDIIYKKFTKVNLKFHINKKFCSNDSNVNLGQIYYYLSTF from the coding sequence TTGAGATCAAGCTTTAGATATGAGATCAAAGGCTTAGTTCAAGGTGTGGGCTTTAGACCTTTTGTCTATACTTTAGCGGATAAACTTAAGCTTGTTGGCGAAATTTACAACGACGACGAGGGCGTAAAGCTAAATTTTAGTGGCGATGAGGCTAGTTTTTTGGCTTTTGAAAAGGAGCTCTATGAGAAGCTACCAGCCCTTGCTAGGATCGATGAGCTTAGTAAATTTAAGATAGATCAAATTTATGAAAAACTTGAGATCATCGCCTCAAAATCAGCGACCAAACAAGCGCCTATCTTGCCTGATTACGCACTTTGCGATGACTGTTTGCGCGAGTTTTATGACCCAGCAAATCCACGCTACAAGTATCCGTTTATAAACTGCACCAACTGCGGACCGAGATTTTCCATCATCAAAGCCTTGCCATACGACAGGGTAAATACGACAATGAACGAGTTTCAAATGTGTGAATTTTGCGGTGGCGAGTATAAAGACCCGCTTAATCGTCGCTACCACGCAGAGCCTATCTCTTGCCCAAACTGCGGGCCAAAGCTATATCTAAAAGATAAATTTGGCAAAGTCTTGGCTAGTGGGAACGAAGCAGCCAAAGAGGCGGCTAAGCTCATAAACGAGGGTAAAATTTTAGCCATTAAAGGGCTTGGTGGCTTTCATTTGGTTTGTGACGCGACAAATGAAGCCGCAGTTTGCGAGCTAAGAGCTAGAAAACACCGCCCAAGCAAGCCTTTTGCACTGATGAGTAAAAATTTAGAAAACGCTAGAAAAATAGCAAAAATTTCAGAGGCAGAGGCCGAGCTTCTTAGCTCAAATTTAAAGCCAATCGTCTTACTTGAAGCAAAAAGTGGCTCAAATATCGCAAAAAGTGTCGCTCCAAATTTAAACAAGCTTGGCGTCATGCTTGCATTTAGCGGCATACATCTTTTGCTTTTTGAGTATCTCAAGCACGACATCATCGCAACTAGCGCAAATATCTCAGGCGAAGTTGTGATAAAAGATGAGAGCGAACTAAGAGAAAAGCTAGGTGATGTCATAGACTTTTACCTTGATCACGACCGAGAAATTTACTCACCGAGTGACGATAGTATCGCATTTTGCGTTGATGATGAGACAATTTTCACAAGAACGAGCCGTGGCTTAAATCCAAATTTTATCCATACAAATTTTAAGCAAAAAGGGACATTTTTAGCCCTTGGAGCGGAGCTAAAAAGCTCATTTTGTATCTACAAAGACGGCCTTTTAATGGTTAGCCCATATATAGGAGATCTTAAAAATGTGGCGACTTTTGATAGGTTTAAAGACATTTTTAGACTCTTTGAAACGACTTATGATCTAAAAATCGACAAGGTCATAGCCGATCTGCATCCAAATTTTTTAAATACAAAATGGGCAAAGGATCAGGGCTTTGAGCTAGTTTATTTGCAGCACCACTACGCACATCTACTAAGCGTAATATTTGAAAACGATCTAGCAGATAAAAAGTACATTGGCTTTTGTTTTGACGGCACTGGATACGGGGAAGATGGCAAAATTTGGGGTGGCGAGGTCTTTAGGCTAGATAAAAAGAATTACGAGCGAGTTTATCATTTTGATGAATTTAGCCTATTTGGGGGCGAAAACAGCATCAAAAATATTTATCTAATCGCATATTCTATTATTTTAAAATACTCTCTTGAGGACGAAGCTGGTAAATTTTTAGTAAATTTTGATGAAAAAATACTTCATAATTTTAAAAAAATGGAGCAAAAGGGGCTAAATTTGGTTCGCACCAGCTCGCTTGGTAGGATATTTGACGCATTTGGTGCTATTATCTGTGGTTTTTTTCACTCAAGCTTTGAGGGTGAGAGTGGTATGAGACTTGAAGCACTTTATGATAAAAATTTGGATGTGTGTTATAAATTTAGTCTAAATGATGGAGTTATCGGCTTTAAAGAAGCCTTTAAAAATGCCTTAAAAGATGAGCCAAGAGTGGCTGCAACGGCATTTATAAATGGTATAGCTGATATTATTTTTGAAATTTCTAAAAATGAGAAAAAGGAGATTTTATTAAGTGGCGGAGTTTTTCAAAATAAGACTTTACTTGATATCATTTACAAAAAATTTACTAAAGTAAATTTGAAATTTCATATCAATAAAAAATTCTGTAGCAACGATTCTAACGTAAATTTAGGGCAAATTTATTATTATTTATCCACATTTTAA
- the nikR gene encoding nickel-responsive transcriptional regulator NikR → MDSVIRFSVSLPSQLLDELDKKVSEQGYASRSEFTRDLIREKIVSDSWKDASEELIGVLTLIYMHHHNDLVNKKMDIEHSSDVKIICTNHVHVDHHNCLETISIRGEAGKIERFAERIAGLKGVKFSKLTRAAIPRF, encoded by the coding sequence ATGGATAGTGTTATACGTTTTAGTGTTTCTTTGCCTAGTCAGTTACTAGACGAACTAGATAAAAAGGTTAGCGAACAAGGCTACGCTTCTAGGAGCGAATTTACGAGGGATTTGATACGCGAAAAGATCGTAAGTGATAGCTGGAAGGACGCTAGTGAGGAGTTGATCGGGGTTTTGACGCTCATTTATATGCATCATCACAACGATTTGGTGAATAAAAAGATGGATATAGAGCATAGCTCTGATGTGAAAATCATCTGTACAAACCATGTTCATGTCGATCACCATAACTGCTTAGAAACGATTTCAATAAGAGGCGAGGCTGGCAAAATTGAACGCTTTGCTGAAAGGATCGCCGGCTTAAAGGGTGTAAAATTTTCTAAACTCACAAGGGCAGCTATTCCTAGGTTTTAG
- a CDS encoding nickel-dependent hydrogenase large subunit — MSEKRIVIDPITRIEGHLRIEVVVDENNVVKEAYSGSTLWRGLEQIVKGRDPRDAGFFMQRICGVCTYSHYRAGIIAVENALGIKPPLNAELTRTLMNAALYLHDHIVHFYQLHGMDWADVVSALSADVHKASEEAFKYTDLPFATGADKLKDVKERVEAFVKKGNLGPFANAYWGHSTYKFTPEQNLIVLSHYLECLRIQRTAAQMMAIFGAKNPHPQSLTVGGVTCVMDLMDPARMGEYMSKFAEIKEFVDRAYYPDILMAAKAYGNEPSVLNDVGVANLLCYDEFLIGKNDHLFKGGYILNGDLNKVYDIDENKITEEATRSWYKNDKALHPYDGETEANYTGLIDGESIDAEGKLAHSKLFDTKGKYSWIKAPRYDGLPMQVGPIASIVINYARGNERVKKVVDEFLAKSGLPLSAVFSTLGRTATRMLEAKVVAEHTMDAFNALVENLKSDQETCAKYVIDNKKEYKGNFQGNAPRGALSHWCRIKDGVITNWQAVVPSTWNASPKDSQNQMGSYEACLVGLKIADLSKPLEIIRKIHSYDPCIACAVHVMDTKGNDLSTYKINPNL, encoded by the coding sequence ATGAGTGAAAAAAGAATAGTAATAGACCCTATAACACGTATCGAGGGACACTTAAGAATAGAAGTTGTCGTAGATGAAAATAATGTCGTAAAAGAGGCGTATTCTGGCTCAACTCTTTGGCGTGGCTTAGAGCAGATCGTAAAAGGCAGAGATCCAAGAGATGCTGGCTTTTTTATGCAAAGAATTTGTGGCGTTTGTACATACTCACACTACCGAGCAGGCATTATTGCAGTTGAAAATGCCCTTGGCATCAAGCCTCCATTAAATGCTGAGCTAACTAGAACGCTGATGAACGCAGCTTTATATCTTCACGATCACATCGTGCATTTTTATCAGCTTCATGGCATGGATTGGGCGGACGTCGTCTCTGCACTAAGTGCAGATGTGCATAAAGCTAGCGAAGAGGCGTTTAAATATACTGATCTGCCATTTGCCACGGGAGCTGACAAGCTAAAAGATGTAAAAGAGAGGGTTGAAGCATTTGTTAAAAAGGGCAACCTTGGACCATTTGCCAACGCATACTGGGGACATAGCACATATAAATTTACGCCAGAGCAAAATTTGATCGTTCTCTCTCACTACTTAGAGTGTTTAAGAATCCAAAGAACTGCAGCTCAGATGATGGCTATCTTTGGCGCGAAAAACCCACATCCACAAAGCTTAACAGTTGGTGGCGTGACCTGCGTAATGGACCTTATGGATCCAGCTAGAATGGGCGAATATATGAGCAAATTTGCCGAGATCAAAGAATTTGTTGATAGAGCTTACTATCCAGATATCTTGATGGCAGCTAAAGCTTATGGTAATGAGCCAAGCGTTCTAAACGACGTTGGTGTGGCAAATTTACTCTGCTACGATGAGTTTTTGATTGGTAAAAATGATCATCTATTTAAAGGTGGCTATATCTTAAATGGCGATCTTAACAAGGTTTATGATATCGATGAAAATAAAATCACTGAAGAGGCTACTAGGTCTTGGTATAAAAACGACAAAGCGCTCCACCCATACGACGGCGAGACAGAGGCAAACTACACAGGTCTTATTGACGGCGAGAGCATAGACGCCGAGGGCAAACTAGCTCACAGCAAGCTTTTTGACACAAAGGGTAAATATAGCTGGATCAAAGCACCAAGATATGATGGCTTGCCTATGCAAGTGGGTCCAATAGCAAGTATCGTTATAAACTACGCTAGAGGCAACGAGAGAGTTAAAAAAGTAGTTGATGAATTTTTAGCAAAGAGCGGCTTACCGCTAAGCGCAGTTTTCTCAACTCTAGGCAGAACCGCTACTCGTATGCTTGAGGCAAAAGTAGTAGCAGAGCACACAATGGACGCATTTAATGCCTTGGTAGAAAATTTAAAATCAGATCAAGAGACTTGCGCAAAATATGTAATCGATAACAAAAAAGAGTACAAAGGAAATTTTCAAGGCAATGCTCCAAGAGGTGCGCTTAGCCACTGGTGCCGCATAAAAGATGGTGTTATCACAAACTGGCAAGCAGTCGTGCCAAGCACATGGAACGCCTCTCCAAAAGACTCACAAAATCAAATGGGAAGCTACGAAGCGTGCTTAGTTGGTTTAAAGATCGCTGATCTTTCAAAGCCACTTGAGATAATACGAAAAATTCACTCTTATGATCCTTGCATCGCATGCGCTGTGCATGTTATGGATACAAAGGGAAATGATTTGAGTACTTATAAGATAAATCCAAATTTGTAA
- a CDS encoding HyaD/HybD family hydrogenase maturation endopeptidase, with amino-acid sequence MRALVLGIGNVMFADEGIGAHFVNLMAKNYKFTSSKNELTLMDGGTLALALTHIISEFDYLIVVDCISANGASVGDVYFFDFLNVPNFISWDGSAHEIEMLQTLHLMELAGDRPTTKILGIVPSRIESSNFSLSDEVINASNILEKTLLYHLKELDFKCEKVANFTLNDIVDEYAKKGLK; translated from the coding sequence ATGAGAGCGCTAGTTCTTGGTATCGGCAACGTGATGTTTGCCGATGAGGGCATAGGTGCTCATTTTGTAAATTTGATGGCCAAAAACTACAAATTTACAAGTTCTAAAAACGAGCTTACTCTAATGGACGGGGGCACTTTAGCCCTCGCCCTAACTCACATAATAAGCGAATTTGACTATCTTATCGTCGTTGATTGCATTAGCGCAAATGGCGCAAGCGTGGGCGATGTTTATTTTTTCGACTTTCTAAATGTACCAAATTTTATCAGCTGGGACGGCTCGGCTCACGAGATAGAGATGCTCCAGACCCTTCATCTAATGGAGCTTGCGGGCGATAGACCTACGACCAAAATTTTAGGCATCGTGCCTAGCCGCATAGAATCATCAAATTTTAGCCTCTCAGATGAGGTTATAAACGCTTCTAATATTTTAGAAAAAACGCTGCTTTATCACTTAAAAGAGCTTGATTTTAAGTGTGAAAAGGTGGCAAATTTTACCCTAAATGATATCGTTGATGAATACGCTAAAAAAGGTTTAAAATGA
- a CDS encoding Na+/H+ antiporter NhaA, with protein MEFRNFWDFFIGEASGGIFLIAAALVAFIFENIFLSSFYNSFLQIDTRLNFGKSPIQKPLIIFVNDSLMAVFFFLLGFRLKREIFKAKFRSLAQATLLKIFIIGSILASVFFYILNHNYIFC; from the coding sequence ATGGAGTTTAGGAATTTTTGGGATTTTTTTATAGGTGAAGCTAGCGGTGGTATCTTTCTTATCGCTGCTGCTTTAGTGGCATTTATCTTTGAAAATATTTTTTTAAGCAGTTTTTATAACTCATTTTTACAAATCGATACAAGGCTAAATTTTGGCAAATCGCCGATACAAAAGCCCCTTATTATTTTTGTAAATGATAGTTTGATGGCCGTTTTTTTCTTTTTACTTGGGTTTAGACTTAAGCGAGAAATTTTTAAAGCAAAGTTTAGGAGTCTGGCCCAAGCTACCTTGCTAAAAATTTTTATTATCGGTAGCATTTTAGCTTCTGTATTTTTTTATATTTTAAATCACAATTATATTTTTTGTTGA